The Streptomyces sp. NBC_00440 genome contains a region encoding:
- a CDS encoding antitoxin, with protein sequence MGFLDNVKAKLGPAKDKVADLAQQHGDKIGEGLDKAAHTVDTRTNGKYSEKIESGTGKAKEALERLSHKDGGDGTTKPPTAS encoded by the coding sequence ATGGGATTCCTGGACAACGTGAAAGCCAAGCTCGGACCGGCCAAGGACAAGGTCGCCGACCTCGCGCAGCAGCACGGGGACAAGATCGGAGAGGGGCTCGACAAGGCCGCTCACACGGTCGACACCCGGACCAACGGCAAGTACAGCGAGAAGATCGAGTCGGGCACCGGCAAGGCCAAGGAAGCCCTGGAGCGCCTCTCGCACAAGGACGGCGGCGACGGTACGACCAAGCCGCCCACCGCTTCCTGA
- a CDS encoding class III extradiol dioxygenase subunit B-like domain-containing protein, with protein sequence MLVAAAVCPCPPLLVPEVAAGAASELDSARAACLDAVGVLAAARPDLLIAVGPAGAADQGVHAEGATGSFSGFGVDLRVRLGTSDAGSGRRLPPSLSVAAWLLDRAEWAGAPVEGLGVGELLEPERCLAAGRELAGRAERVALLVMGDGSACRTLKAPGYLDERAAGFDAAAARALGTADVAALKALDARPAYELKASGRAPWQILAGAADGMEPGGQLLYDDAPYGVGYYVATWS encoded by the coding sequence ATGCTCGTAGCCGCCGCCGTCTGCCCCTGTCCGCCCTTGCTCGTGCCCGAGGTGGCCGCGGGTGCGGCGTCCGAACTCGACTCTGCCAGGGCCGCCTGCCTCGACGCCGTCGGGGTGCTCGCTGCGGCCCGGCCCGATCTGCTGATCGCCGTGGGGCCCGCCGGTGCCGCGGACCAGGGTGTGCACGCCGAGGGCGCCACCGGATCGTTCAGCGGCTTCGGTGTGGACCTCCGGGTGCGGCTGGGGACGTCCGACGCCGGATCCGGACGCCGGCTGCCGCCGTCCCTCTCGGTCGCCGCCTGGCTGCTGGACCGCGCGGAGTGGGCCGGTGCACCGGTCGAGGGGCTGGGCGTCGGTGAACTGCTGGAGCCGGAACGCTGTCTGGCGGCCGGACGGGAGCTGGCCGGCCGCGCCGAACGCGTGGCCCTGCTGGTCATGGGCGACGGCAGCGCCTGCCGCACTCTGAAGGCCCCCGGATACCTGGACGAGCGTGCCGCCGGGTTCGACGCCGCTGCCGCACGGGCCCTGGGCACGGCCGACGTGGCCGCGCTGAAGGCGCTGGATGCCCGGCCGGCGTACGAACTGAAGGCCTCGGGCCGAGCGCCCTGGCAGATCCTGGCGGGCGCGGCCGACGGCATGGAGCCGGGTGGGCAGCTGCTCTACGACGACGCTCCGTACGGCGTCGGGTACTACGTCGCCACCTGGTCCTGA
- a CDS encoding RelA/SpoT family protein, with amino-acid sequence MSAEAASPNGASPEIRPVDNPGRRRGRARIDLRRLGRAALFGPASRGGLPDAIGHVAEAHRAHFPDADLAVLRRAYVLAETSHRGQMRKSGEPYITHPLAVTLILAELGAETTTLTASLLHDTVEDTEVTLDQVREGFGDEVCYLVDGVTKLEKVDYGAAAEPETFRKMLVATGDDVRVMSIKLADRLHNMRTLGVMRPEKQARIAKVTRDVLIPLAERLGVQALKTELEDLVFAILNPEEYEITRALIAAQDATADPLVTIAEDVRRVLREAGIAAEVLIRPRHFVSVHRVRMKRGELCPTDFGRLLVLVGEDADCYGVLGELHTCFTPVISEFKDFIASPKFNLYQSLHTAVASAGGDVAEVLIRTHLMHKVAEAGVVALGNPYVPLDGPHSAATIANAAAGTADGGRADPSRPGWLSRLLEWQESAPDPDTFWSTLRADLAQDREITVFRADGGTLGLPAGASCVDAAYAQHGEKAHSCIGARVNGRLTTLSTVLSDGDTVQLLLAGDTASGPSPDWLGHVRTAGARIAITGWLDAHPEGAAVPAAAPRPSASVTGGAMRRAAAGAVVGVPNATVRLAGCCTPVPPDAVTGFAVRGGAVTVHREGCPSVTRMLSLGRPPVEVNWGATGDCRVTLVAEAFGRPQLFADLTEAIATAGVAVVSATVEPPSEQRVRHTYTLQLPDAAGLPALMRTMRDVPGVYDVSRAQHPATA; translated from the coding sequence ATGAGTGCAGAGGCCGCCAGCCCCAACGGTGCGTCCCCGGAGATCCGTCCGGTGGACAACCCGGGCCGCAGACGCGGTCGCGCCAGAATCGATCTGCGCAGACTGGGCCGTGCCGCACTGTTCGGGCCCGCGTCGCGCGGTGGTCTGCCCGATGCCATCGGCCATGTCGCCGAGGCCCACCGGGCGCACTTCCCGGATGCCGATCTCGCCGTGCTGCGGCGGGCGTACGTCCTTGCTGAAACGTCCCACCGCGGCCAGATGCGCAAGAGCGGCGAGCCCTACATCACACACCCGCTCGCGGTGACCCTGATCCTCGCCGAACTGGGCGCCGAGACCACGACGTTGACCGCTTCGCTCCTCCACGACACGGTCGAGGACACCGAGGTGACGCTCGATCAGGTACGGGAGGGGTTCGGCGACGAGGTCTGCTATCTGGTCGATGGCGTGACCAAACTGGAGAAGGTCGACTACGGGGCGGCCGCCGAGCCGGAGACCTTCCGCAAGATGCTCGTGGCCACCGGCGACGACGTCCGGGTCATGTCGATCAAACTCGCCGACCGGCTGCACAACATGCGCACGCTCGGCGTGATGCGCCCCGAGAAGCAGGCGAGGATCGCCAAGGTCACCCGCGATGTGCTGATCCCGCTGGCCGAACGACTCGGTGTGCAGGCGCTCAAGACCGAGCTGGAGGACCTGGTCTTCGCGATCCTGAACCCGGAGGAGTACGAGATCACGCGTGCCCTCATCGCCGCGCAGGACGCCACCGCCGACCCGCTCGTCACCATCGCCGAGGACGTCAGAAGGGTGCTGAGGGAGGCGGGGATCGCCGCCGAAGTCCTCATCAGGCCACGCCACTTCGTCTCCGTCCACCGGGTCAGGATGAAACGCGGCGAGCTGTGTCCCACCGACTTCGGCCGGCTCCTGGTGCTCGTCGGTGAAGACGCGGACTGCTACGGCGTACTGGGCGAGCTGCACACCTGTTTCACGCCGGTGATCTCCGAGTTCAAGGACTTCATCGCCTCGCCCAAGTTCAACCTCTACCAGTCGCTGCACACGGCCGTCGCCAGTGCGGGCGGGGACGTCGCCGAAGTCCTCATCCGCACCCACCTGATGCACAAGGTCGCCGAGGCGGGCGTGGTCGCGCTCGGCAATCCGTACGTACCGCTCGACGGCCCGCACTCCGCCGCCACCATCGCGAACGCCGCCGCCGGCACCGCGGACGGCGGACGCGCCGACCCCAGTCGCCCCGGCTGGCTCTCCAGGCTCCTCGAATGGCAGGAATCGGCGCCCGACCCGGACACGTTCTGGTCCACACTCCGCGCCGACCTCGCCCAGGACCGGGAGATCACCGTCTTCCGGGCCGACGGCGGCACCCTCGGCCTGCCCGCGGGAGCGAGCTGTGTGGACGCGGCCTACGCGCAGCACGGCGAGAAGGCGCACTCCTGCATCGGCGCACGCGTCAATGGACGTCTGACGACCCTCAGTACGGTGCTCAGCGACGGCGACACCGTCCAGCTGCTGCTCGCCGGGGACACCGCGTCCGGACCCTCGCCCGACTGGCTCGGCCATGTGCGCACCGCCGGCGCGCGGATCGCGATCACCGGCTGGCTCGACGCCCATCCGGAGGGGGCGGCGGTACCGGCGGCGGCCCCCCGGCCCAGCGCCTCGGTGACCGGCGGGGCGATGCGCAGGGCGGCCGCCGGAGCCGTCGTGGGCGTGCCGAACGCGACGGTACGGCTGGCGGGCTGCTGCACACCGGTGCCGCCCGACGCCGTCACCGGATTCGCCGTGCGCGGCGGCGCCGTCACCGTCCACCGCGAGGGATGCCCTTCGGTGACCCGGATGCTGTCCCTGGGACGGCCCCCCGTCGAGGTCAACTGGGGTGCCACAGGCGACTGCAGGGTCACACTGGTCGCCGAGGCGTTCGGACGGCCGCAGCTCTTCGCCGACCTCACCGAGGCCATCGCCACGGCAGGTGTCGCGGTCGTCTCGGCCACTGTGGAACCGCCGTCCGAGCAACGCGTACGCCACACCTACACCCTGCAACTCCCGGACGCCGCCGGGCTTCCCGCCCTGATGCGCACCATGCGGGACGTGCCGGGTGTCTACGACGTGAGCCGCGCCCAGCATCCGGCCACTGCCTGA
- a CDS encoding M1 family metallopeptidase gives MLFISRRSRGVLLATASAALVAATLPAPVPLGIGDPLFPHLGNPGYDVLSYNIGLTYPGSNTTPLEAVTSIDARATASLRRINLDFARGTVHSVEVNGEPARFATADEDLVVTPHRAVRAGSPLRITVRHTSDPRGAADGGWIRTPDGLAMANQADAAHRVFPCNDHPSDKAFFTFRITAPQKLTVVANGLPGPRTTRAGRTTWTYRTRHPMATELAQVSIGDSAVIHRTGPHGLPVRDVVPAAERKELEPWLRKTPAQLAWMESKAGRYPFETYGVLIADTDTGFELETQTLSLFERRLFTGGSFPEWYVDSVMVHELAHQWFGDSVSPHSWSDLWLNEGHATWYEALYADEHHGNPLATRMRDAYRQSDGWRAAGGPPAAPKPPVHGQKISIFRPVVYDGSALVLYALRQEIGAVAFSVLEHSWVSRYRDRSATSADFAALASQIAGRDLSGFFQGWLYGKKTPPMPGHPDWRSAKPPQAHKG, from the coding sequence ATGCTGTTCATCTCCCGGCGCTCGCGAGGCGTCCTGCTCGCGACCGCATCGGCGGCCCTCGTCGCCGCCACGCTGCCCGCCCCCGTCCCTCTCGGCATCGGCGATCCGCTCTTCCCACACCTGGGCAACCCTGGGTACGACGTCCTCTCGTACAACATCGGCCTCACCTATCCCGGCAGCAACACCACCCCGCTGGAGGCCGTGACCAGCATCGACGCCAGGGCCACCGCGTCACTGCGGCGCATCAACCTCGACTTCGCGCGCGGCACCGTGCACTCGGTGGAGGTGAACGGCGAGCCCGCCCGGTTCGCCACCGCCGACGAGGACCTGGTCGTGACCCCGCACCGCGCCGTACGCGCCGGAAGCCCGCTCCGGATCACTGTGCGGCACACCAGCGACCCGCGGGGCGCCGCCGACGGCGGCTGGATCAGGACCCCCGACGGCCTGGCCATGGCCAACCAGGCGGACGCCGCCCACCGGGTCTTCCCCTGCAACGACCACCCCTCCGACAAGGCCTTCTTCACCTTCCGGATCACCGCCCCGCAGAAGCTGACCGTCGTCGCCAACGGCCTGCCCGGCCCCCGGACGACCCGCGCCGGCCGCACCACCTGGACCTATCGGACCCGCCACCCCATGGCCACCGAACTGGCCCAGGTGTCGATCGGGGACTCGGCCGTGATCCACCGGACCGGACCGCACGGACTGCCGGTCCGCGACGTCGTACCGGCGGCCGAGCGGAAGGAGCTGGAGCCCTGGCTGCGGAAGACACCCGCCCAGCTGGCCTGGATGGAGTCGAAGGCCGGGCGCTACCCCTTCGAGACGTACGGGGTCCTCATCGCCGACACGGACACCGGCTTCGAGCTGGAGACCCAGACCCTGTCCCTCTTCGAGCGGCGGCTGTTCACCGGGGGCTCCTTTCCCGAGTGGTACGTCGACTCGGTCATGGTCCACGAGCTCGCCCACCAGTGGTTCGGCGACAGCGTCTCACCGCACAGCTGGTCCGACCTCTGGCTCAACGAGGGCCACGCCACCTGGTACGAGGCGCTCTACGCGGACGAGCACCACGGGAATCCGCTGGCCACCCGGATGCGCGACGCCTACCGCCAGTCCGACGGCTGGCGGGCGGCGGGCGGCCCCCCGGCGGCACCCAAACCCCCGGTGCACGGGCAGAAGATCAGCATCTTCCGGCCGGTGGTCTACGACGGCAGTGCGCTCGTGCTCTACGCGCTGCGCCAGGAGATCGGGGCGGTGGCCTTCTCGGTGCTCGAACACAGCTGGGTGAGCCGTTACCGCGACAGGTCGGCCACCAGCGCCGACTTCGCCGCGCTGGCTTCGCAGATCGCCGGGCGCGATCTCTCCGGATTCTTCCAGGGCTGGCTGTACGGGAAGAAGACCCCGCCCATGCCCGGCCACCCCGACTGGCGGAGCGCCAAGCCCCCGCAGGCGCACAAGGGCTGA
- a CDS encoding CBS domain-containing protein has translation MMSTNVVRVQRGTFLKEIARLLTEHRISAVPVVDDDDRPVGVVSEADLLRKQLGLTALLPAVRQESDHRSKTEATTAEGLMTSPAVVAYPDWTIVEAGWLMQARSVKRLPVVDDSGRLAGVISRSDLLQVFLRRDRAIQEEVLEGVLTRTLGLSPSAITVDVSDGHVMLSGLVERRSVIPAAVRLCRGVDGVVEVSQRLQYDVDDSTGGS, from the coding sequence ATGATGTCGACGAATGTCGTGCGGGTGCAGCGGGGGACGTTCCTCAAGGAGATCGCCCGGCTCCTCACCGAACACCGTATTTCGGCCGTTCCCGTCGTGGATGACGACGACCGGCCGGTGGGGGTGGTCTCCGAGGCCGATCTGCTCCGCAAGCAGCTGGGCCTGACCGCGCTGCTCCCGGCCGTCCGGCAGGAGTCCGACCACCGCTCCAAGACCGAAGCGACCACGGCGGAAGGGCTGATGACCAGTCCGGCGGTGGTCGCGTACCCGGACTGGACGATCGTCGAGGCGGGCTGGCTGATGCAGGCGCGCAGCGTCAAACGGCTGCCGGTCGTGGATGACAGCGGCAGGCTGGCCGGGGTGATCAGCCGCAGTGATCTTCTCCAGGTCTTCCTCCGCCGGGACCGCGCCATCCAGGAGGAAGTGCTGGAAGGCGTCCTGACCCGGACCCTGGGTCTCTCGCCCTCCGCGATCACGGTGGATGTCAGCGACGGCCATGTGATGCTCAGCGGCCTGGTCGAGCGCAGGAGCGTGATCCCGGCGGCGGTGCGGCTGTGCCGTGGGGTGGACGGAGTGGTCGAGGTCTCCCAGCGCCTGCAGTACGACGTGGACGACAGCACCGGCGGGAGTTAG
- the miaA gene encoding tRNA (adenosine(37)-N6)-dimethylallyltransferase MiaA produces the protein MRSAAPAARVIAVVGPTAAGKSDLGVTIARHFGGEVVNADSMQLYEGMDIGTAKLTLEERGGVPHHLLDIWSVTEAASVAEYQRLARAEIDRLLAAGRTPVLVGGSGLYVRGAIDALEFPGTDPGVRARFEDELEQYGPGALHERLAAADPEAAVAILPSNGRRIVRALEVIEITGKPFTANLPGPDPVYDTVQIGVDVARPELDERIAVRVDRMWDAGLVDEVRTLEARGLREGRTASRALGYQQVLAALAGECTDDEARTETVRATKRFARRQDSWFRRDPRVHWLSGAAADRKELPGQALALVERAVTA, from the coding sequence GTGAGAAGTGCAGCTCCCGCAGCGCGGGTCATCGCCGTCGTCGGTCCCACCGCGGCCGGAAAGTCCGATCTGGGCGTCACCATCGCCCGGCATTTCGGCGGCGAAGTCGTCAACGCCGACTCCATGCAGCTCTATGAAGGGATGGATATCGGAACCGCCAAGCTGACGCTCGAAGAGCGCGGCGGCGTTCCGCACCACCTCCTCGACATCTGGAGCGTGACCGAGGCGGCCAGCGTCGCCGAGTACCAGCGGCTCGCCCGCGCCGAGATCGACCGGCTCCTCGCCGCCGGCCGCACACCGGTCCTGGTGGGGGGCTCCGGGCTCTACGTCCGCGGAGCCATCGACGCGCTGGAGTTCCCCGGCACCGACCCCGGCGTACGGGCGCGGTTCGAGGACGAGCTGGAGCAGTACGGCCCCGGAGCACTCCACGAACGGCTGGCCGCCGCCGACCCGGAGGCCGCCGTGGCGATCCTGCCCAGCAACGGCCGCAGGATCGTCCGGGCCCTGGAGGTCATCGAGATCACCGGAAAGCCCTTCACCGCCAATCTGCCGGGCCCCGACCCGGTCTACGACACCGTGCAGATCGGCGTCGACGTCGCCCGCCCGGAGCTGGACGAGCGCATCGCCGTGCGCGTCGACCGGATGTGGGACGCCGGCCTGGTGGACGAGGTCCGCACTCTTGAGGCCCGGGGGCTCCGTGAGGGGCGCACCGCATCGCGCGCCCTCGGGTACCAGCAGGTGCTCGCGGCGCTCGCGGGGGAGTGCACCGACGACGAGGCGCGCACCGAGACCGTACGCGCCACGAAACGCTTCGCGCGCCGCCAGGATTCATGGTTCCGACGTGACCCGCGGGTGCACTGGCTCAGCGGTGCGGCCGCCGACCGGAAGGAACTTCCAGGGCAGGCGCTGGCCTTGGTCGAACGGGCGGTCACAGCCTGA
- the dapF gene encoding diaminopimelate epimerase: MTTSQIAFLKGHGTENDFVIIPDPDNVIDLPASAVAVLCDRRAGIGGDGLLHVVRSAAHPEARAMAGEAEWFMDYRNGDGSTAEMCGNGVRVFARHLQRAGLVGAGDLAIATRGGVKRAHLAKNGDITVSMGRAVLPADGVTVTVGDRAWPALNVNMGNPHAVAFVDDLAEAGALLSVPQFAPASVYPDGVNVEFVVDRGERHVAMRVHERGSGETRSCGTGACAVAVAAARRDGTDPALTGEPVTYTVDLPGGRLVITELPDGEIEMTGAAVIVAEGTIDASFRETALS; encoded by the coding sequence GTGACCACCTCGCAGATCGCCTTCCTCAAGGGCCACGGGACCGAGAACGACTTCGTGATCATCCCCGACCCGGACAACGTCATCGACCTGCCCGCATCCGCGGTCGCCGTGCTGTGCGACCGCCGGGCGGGCATCGGCGGCGACGGTCTGCTGCACGTCGTGCGGTCCGCGGCGCACCCGGAGGCGCGGGCGATGGCCGGCGAGGCCGAGTGGTTCATGGACTACCGCAACGGCGACGGCTCCACCGCCGAGATGTGCGGGAACGGCGTTCGCGTCTTCGCCCGCCACCTCCAGCGCGCCGGCCTGGTGGGCGCCGGAGACCTGGCCATCGCGACGCGTGGCGGAGTGAAGCGGGCCCACCTGGCCAAGAACGGCGACATCACCGTCTCGATGGGCCGGGCCGTGCTTCCCGCGGACGGGGTGACCGTCACGGTCGGCGACCGGGCCTGGCCCGCGCTGAACGTGAACATGGGCAATCCGCACGCGGTCGCCTTCGTCGACGATCTGGCGGAAGCCGGAGCCCTGCTCTCCGTACCGCAGTTCGCCCCCGCGTCCGTCTATCCGGACGGTGTCAACGTCGAGTTCGTCGTGGACCGCGGTGAACGCCACGTAGCCATGCGGGTGCACGAGCGCGGCTCCGGCGAGACCCGGTCCTGCGGTACCGGCGCTTGCGCCGTGGCCGTCGCGGCGGCCCGCAGGGACGGCACCGACCCGGCGCTCACCGGCGAGCCCGTGACATACACCGTGGACCTCCCCGGCGGACGGCTGGTGATCACCGAGCTGCCGGACGGCGAGATCGAGATGACGGGCGCCGCGGTGATCGTCGCCGAGGGCACGATCGACGCCTCGTTCCGGGAAACGGCCCTCTCCTAG
- the miaB gene encoding tRNA (N6-isopentenyl adenosine(37)-C2)-methylthiotransferase MiaB has translation MTAQDALNRSYEIRTYGCQMNVHDSERLSGLLEDAGYVRAPEGADGDADVVVFNTCAVRENADNKLYGNLGRLAPMKTRRPGMQIAVGGCLAQKDRDTIVRRAPWVDVVFGTHNIGKLPVLLERSRIEGEAQVEIAESLEAFPSTLPTRRESAYAAWVSISVGCNNTCTFCIVPALRGKEKDRRPGDILAEIEALVDEGVSEITLLGQNVNAYGSDIGDREAFSKLLRACGKIEGLERVRFTSPHPRDFTDDVIAAMAETPNVMPQLHMPMQSGSDTVLKAMRRSYRQERFLGIIDKVRAAIPHAAISTDIIVGFPGETEEDFQQTMHAVREARFAQAFTFQYSKRPGTPAATMEGQVPKEVVQERYMRLSALQEEISWAENKTQVGRTVDVMVAEGEGRKDGATHRLSGRAPDSRLVHFTKPDTEVRPGDVVTVEITYAAPHHLLAEGSAVAVRRTRSGDAWEKRNTAAAAKPAGVMLGLPGIGAPAPEPAAAGGCGCD, from the coding sequence ATGACCGCGCAGGACGCCCTGAACCGAAGTTACGAGATCCGCACCTACGGCTGCCAGATGAACGTCCACGACAGCGAACGGCTGTCGGGACTCCTGGAGGACGCCGGATACGTCCGTGCGCCGGAGGGCGCCGACGGGGACGCCGATGTCGTCGTCTTCAACACCTGCGCGGTGCGCGAGAACGCCGACAACAAGCTGTACGGCAACCTCGGCAGGCTCGCCCCGATGAAGACCAGGCGCCCCGGTATGCAGATCGCGGTCGGCGGCTGCCTGGCCCAGAAGGACCGGGACACCATCGTCCGGCGGGCGCCGTGGGTCGACGTCGTCTTCGGCACCCACAACATCGGCAAGCTCCCGGTGCTGCTGGAGCGCTCCCGTATCGAGGGCGAGGCCCAGGTCGAGATCGCCGAGTCGCTGGAGGCGTTCCCCTCGACGCTGCCGACCCGGCGCGAGAGCGCGTACGCCGCGTGGGTCTCGATCTCCGTCGGCTGCAACAACACCTGCACCTTCTGTATCGTCCCCGCGCTGCGCGGCAAGGAGAAGGACCGCAGGCCCGGCGACATCCTCGCCGAGATCGAGGCGCTGGTGGACGAGGGCGTCTCGGAGATCACGCTGCTCGGCCAGAACGTCAACGCGTACGGCTCGGACATCGGCGACCGCGAGGCCTTCTCCAAACTGCTGCGCGCCTGCGGGAAGATCGAGGGTCTTGAGCGGGTCCGCTTCACCTCGCCGCATCCGCGGGACTTCACGGACGACGTGATCGCGGCGATGGCCGAGACGCCGAACGTGATGCCGCAGCTCCACATGCCGATGCAGTCGGGTTCGGACACCGTCCTCAAGGCGATGCGCCGTTCCTACCGGCAGGAGCGTTTCCTCGGGATCATCGACAAGGTGCGGGCCGCGATCCCGCACGCCGCGATCTCCACGGACATCATCGTGGGCTTCCCCGGCGAGACCGAGGAGGACTTCCAGCAGACGATGCACGCGGTCCGCGAGGCCCGCTTCGCCCAGGCCTTCACCTTCCAGTACTCCAAGCGGCCGGGAACCCCGGCCGCGACCATGGAGGGCCAGGTCCCCAAGGAGGTCGTCCAGGAGCGCTACATGCGGCTCTCGGCGCTCCAGGAGGAGATCTCCTGGGCGGAGAACAAGACCCAGGTCGGGCGCACCGTGGACGTCATGGTGGCTGAGGGCGAGGGCCGCAAGGACGGCGCGACACACCGGCTCTCCGGGCGCGCGCCCGACAGCCGGCTGGTGCACTTCACCAAGCCGGACACCGAGGTGCGCCCCGGTGACGTGGTGACGGTGGAGATCACTTATGCGGCGCCGCACCATCTGCTCGCCGAGGGGTCGGCCGTGGCCGTACGGCGCACGCGGTCCGGGGACGCCTGGGAGAAGCGCAACACCGCTGCTGCGGCGAAGCCGGCGGGTGTCATGCTCGGGCTCCCCGGCATCGGCGCACCGGCGCCGGAGCCGGCCGCGGCCGGAGGCTGTGGCTGCGACTAG
- a CDS encoding TAXI family TRAP transporter solute-binding subunit — MPKALPRLSRRRALQGTAALLVVSGLLMWWLLPIGPPSPHGTVTFSTGVRTGVYQLYGKLLSPTLAHDMPGVDIHLQPSEGSQQNLARVATGKSDFTIATADAIAKYIEDGKPGADRLRGCARLYDDYVQLAVDDSSTVKRAADLRHKRVAVGQPGSGVRLIADRVLRAAGLDPVKDITAVPAGIDTSPGLLKAGRIDAFFWSGGLPTDAVRDLAARRPIRLVPLDDLVTRLHAAGGTTRYYRSAVMPADAYRQARNGAPVPTIAVANVLVTTDREDPKLTEGFTRSVIRSRDRIGRQVHAAQLVDVRTAIYTDPLKLDEGARRYYRSVKP; from the coding sequence ATGCCCAAGGCACTGCCCCGCCTCAGCCGCCGTCGCGCCCTCCAGGGGACGGCGGCCTTACTGGTGGTCTCCGGACTGCTGATGTGGTGGCTGCTGCCCATCGGCCCGCCCTCCCCGCACGGGACCGTGACCTTCAGTACCGGGGTGCGGACCGGCGTCTACCAGCTGTACGGGAAGCTGCTCAGCCCCACACTCGCCCACGACATGCCCGGGGTGGACATACATCTCCAGCCGAGCGAGGGCTCCCAGCAGAATCTCGCCAGAGTGGCGACCGGCAAGTCCGACTTCACCATCGCGACGGCCGACGCCATCGCGAAGTACATCGAGGACGGCAAGCCGGGCGCGGACCGGCTGCGCGGCTGCGCACGGCTGTACGACGACTATGTGCAGCTCGCCGTCGACGACAGCTCCACGGTCAAGCGCGCCGCCGATCTGCGTCACAAACGGGTCGCCGTGGGCCAGCCCGGATCCGGCGTACGGCTGATAGCGGACCGGGTGCTGCGGGCCGCCGGCCTCGACCCGGTCAAGGACATCACGGCCGTACCTGCGGGGATCGACACCAGTCCGGGTCTCCTCAAGGCGGGCAGGATCGACGCCTTCTTCTGGTCGGGCGGCCTGCCGACCGACGCGGTACGCGATCTGGCCGCGCGCCGGCCGATCCGGCTGGTTCCCCTCGACGACCTGGTGACCCGTCTGCACGCGGCAGGCGGCACCACCCGCTACTACCGCTCGGCCGTCATGCCGGCCGACGCCTACCGGCAGGCCCGTAACGGCGCACCGGTGCCGACCATCGCGGTTGCGAACGTCCTGGTCACCACCGACCGCGAGGACCCGAAGCTGACCGAGGGGTTCACCCGCAGCGTGATCCGCAGCCGCGACCGCATCGGGCGGCAGGTGCACGCGGCGCAGCTGGTCGACGTACGGACCGCGATCTACACGGACCCGTTGAAGCTGGACGAGGGCGCACGGCGCTACTACCGGTCGGTCAAGCCCTGA